In a single window of the Patescibacteria group bacterium genome:
- the prfB gene encoding peptide chain release factor 2, whose protein sequence is MDDLKQRAQEAIAKLDLKEKQEKIQKIEAESASPAFWQNPQEGSKKMQELSELQKEASDVIKLQDLLASDHLEEAEELLGKLEVTAFLSGSHDESDAIVSIHAGQGGVEAMDWSEMLYRMYMRYVESKGWKWEEIDHSPGDEAGIKSVTFTVSGHFAYGFLKGEAGVHRLVRQSPFNADKLRQTSFALVEVLPVIEDAGESEIREEDLDWEFYRASSHGGQNVQKVSTAVRLKHKPTGVIVTCQTERYQAQNRENALKILRAKLWLLAEEKTKQEEKKLKGEYKMASWGNQIRSYVLHPYHLVKDLRTDYETSDTDGVLDGKLEEFIVAYLKNFNKKGMVV, encoded by the coding sequence ATGGATGATTTAAAACAAAGAGCCCAAGAAGCGATTGCCAAATTAGATCTTAAGGAGAAACAAGAAAAAATTCAAAAAATTGAGGCCGAGTCGGCCAGTCCTGCTTTTTGGCAAAACCCGCAGGAGGGAAGCAAAAAAATGCAAGAGCTCTCCGAATTGCAAAAAGAGGCCAGTGACGTTATCAAACTGCAAGATCTTTTGGCTTCGGATCACCTTGAGGAGGCGGAAGAATTATTGGGGAAACTTGAGGTTACGGCTTTTTTGTCCGGTTCGCATGATGAGAGCGACGCCATTGTCTCCATTCACGCCGGTCAGGGCGGGGTTGAGGCGATGGACTGGTCGGAAATGTTATACCGCATGTATATGCGCTATGTTGAAAGCAAAGGCTGGAAGTGGGAAGAGATTGATCATTCTCCGGGCGATGAGGCGGGGATCAAAAGCGTCACGTTTACCGTCTCCGGCCATTTTGCCTACGGTTTTTTAAAAGGCGAAGCCGGGGTTCACCGCTTGGTTCGGCAATCACCTTTTAATGCCGACAAATTAAGACAAACTTCGTTTGCTTTGGTTGAGGTTTTGCCGGTTATCGAAGACGCCGGCGAAAGCGAAATAAGAGAAGAGGATTTGGACTGGGAATTTTACCGGGCCTCAAGTCATGGCGGCCAAAACGTCCAAAAAGTCTCAACCGCCGTCCGTTTAAAACATAAACCGACGGGGGTTATTGTGACTTGCCAAACAGAACGTTATCAGGCGCAAAATCGGGAAAACGCTTTAAAAATTTTACGGGCCAAGCTTTGGCTTTTGGCCGAGGAGAAAACAAAACAGGAAGAAAAAAAACTTAAAGGGGAATACAAAATGGCCAGCTGGGGAAATCAGATCAGGTCTTATGTTTTACATCCCTATCATCTGGTCAAGGATCTAAGGACCGATTACGAAACGTCCGATACCGACGGTGTTTTGGACGGAAAACTTGAAGAATTCATCGTTGCCTACT